In candidate division KSB1 bacterium, one DNA window encodes the following:
- a CDS encoding TonB-dependent receptor, translating into MITKKLLSTGAALLGAALVLAGTLTAAPVGGKIKGRVVDAQTGEALPGVNVVIEGTTMGAATDIEGMYVISGVAAGKHVVVASIIGYARLRVTEVEVQEGGITNLDFSVQPEALQADEVVIEAVALKNTEASLLKNRQKAAAVSDAISAEAISRSVSSSAADAMEQVTGASVVDGKYVYVRGLGDRYMNTQLNGVSLPSANPDRNTVSLDLFPGKLLDNIVTVKTFTPDKPGNFTGGTVDIVTRSYPEKFSLTVSTATSFNTQTTFKDDFLSDRGGSKDWLGYDDGTRDLPAVVNGSASVIPSIGAAFSDPRQAYALDRASKAFSSQMAPTFKQAPIDQSYALTVGNQLTLFDRPLGILGSLSYSRSLSSYRNGITGQYQLTGKVSEVNELNNLYLLNDRRSTDEVLWGGLVSLSYKFSKNHELSSNLIYNRSGESLARYQNGTLPRDLGMGTFYETRVLQYTERALGSAQFSGSHYLASLANLRVEWTSSLTSSSQDEPDLRYFSNDYTPTDSRVIYSIAPSNYSRPVHYYRNLDEEQWESNLNTTLSFKQWEGLTANLKIGGLHSRKERVFRERRFEFHQTSLARYQGDPAVFFSPQMVGIVDSSNGRYRFGNYIVDASQLANNYDGDQQISAFFAMIDLPLFARLRFIGGARFETTDIFVASQDPLKATGKLVTKDWLPSANFVYELQANMNLRAAYGRTLARPTFRELAPFASFDFVGDFIFVGNPELKRTLVDNYDLRWEWFARPGEIYALSGFYKRFTNPIERAIVSNNNQGQFQNVAEAVVYGAELEVRQRLDVISPMLRNFQLGGNLTLVRSTVDIPTKELLTILQLDPEARGTRELQGQSPYILNLDVSYDNVVTGTVAGLYYNVFGERLSEVSLGGTPNIYEQPRGTLDLTISQRVWGGITVKAGGKNLLDSSVRKVHHFKGVDYVSREHKLGRTFTLGLTYSVE; encoded by the coding sequence ATGATCACAAAAAAGCTTTTGTCAACCGGCGCGGCGCTGCTGGGTGCGGCGCTGGTGCTGGCCGGCACGCTGACCGCAGCGCCGGTCGGCGGTAAAATCAAAGGCCGGGTGGTTGATGCACAAACCGGTGAGGCCCTGCCGGGGGTCAATGTGGTGATCGAAGGCACGACCATGGGTGCCGCCACAGATATCGAGGGCATGTATGTCATCTCCGGCGTCGCTGCCGGCAAACATGTCGTAGTAGCCTCGATCATCGGATATGCCAGGCTGCGTGTGACGGAGGTCGAGGTGCAGGAAGGCGGGATCACCAATTTGGATTTTTCGGTTCAACCCGAGGCGCTGCAGGCGGATGAAGTGGTGATCGAAGCCGTGGCGTTGAAAAATACTGAAGCCTCATTGCTCAAAAACCGGCAGAAAGCCGCTGCGGTGAGTGATGCCATCAGCGCCGAAGCAATCTCGCGCTCTGTCAGCAGCAGCGCCGCCGACGCCATGGAACAAGTTACCGGCGCTTCGGTGGTTGACGGCAAATACGTCTATGTGCGGGGCCTGGGTGACCGCTATATGAACACCCAACTCAATGGCGTATCGCTGCCCAGCGCCAACCCCGATCGCAACACGGTTTCACTTGATCTCTTTCCCGGCAAATTGCTCGACAACATCGTGACCGTGAAAACGTTCACGCCGGACAAGCCCGGCAACTTCACCGGCGGAACAGTCGACATCGTCACCCGCTCCTATCCCGAAAAATTCTCACTGACCGTTTCGACGGCAACCTCGTTCAACACGCAAACCACTTTCAAAGATGATTTCCTGAGCGACCGCGGCGGCAGCAAGGACTGGCTCGGCTATGATGACGGCACGCGGGATCTGCCGGCCGTGGTGAATGGTTCAGCCAGCGTAATTCCGAGCATTGGCGCGGCCTTCAGCGATCCGCGGCAGGCATACGCCCTCGATCGCGCTTCCAAGGCTTTTTCCTCGCAGATGGCGCCGACGTTCAAGCAGGCGCCCATCGATCAAAGCTATGCCCTGACGGTGGGCAATCAACTGACACTTTTCGACCGGCCGCTCGGTATCCTGGGCAGCTTGAGCTACAGTCGCAGCCTCTCCTCCTACCGTAACGGCATCACCGGTCAATACCAACTCACCGGCAAGGTGAGCGAAGTCAACGAACTCAACAATCTCTATCTGTTGAACGACCGCCGCAGCACCGACGAAGTGTTGTGGGGTGGATTGGTGAGCCTGTCCTACAAATTTTCCAAGAATCACGAACTTTCCAGCAACCTCATCTACAATCGCAGCGGTGAATCGCTGGCGCGTTATCAAAACGGTACCCTGCCCCGCGACTTGGGGATGGGTACCTTTTATGAGACGCGCGTGCTGCAATACACCGAGCGCGCGCTCGGCTCCGCCCAGTTCAGCGGCTCGCATTATCTCGCCAGCCTGGCCAACCTGCGGGTGGAATGGACCAGCTCGCTGACCAGTTCATCGCAGGACGAACCGGACCTGCGCTACTTCAGCAATGATTACACGCCGACCGACAGCCGCGTGATCTATTCGATCGCGCCCTCCAACTACTCCCGGCCGGTGCACTACTATCGCAATCTCGATGAAGAGCAGTGGGAGTCGAATCTCAACACCACCTTGTCATTCAAGCAGTGGGAAGGGCTGACGGCCAACCTCAAGATCGGCGGTTTGCACAGCCGCAAGGAGCGCGTCTTCCGTGAGCGCCGTTTCGAGTTTCACCAAACTTCGCTGGCGCGCTATCAGGGCGACCCTGCCGTCTTCTTCTCGCCGCAAATGGTCGGCATTGTTGACAGCAGCAACGGGCGCTATCGTTTCGGCAACTACATCGTCGATGCCAGCCAGTTGGCGAACAACTACGACGGCGACCAGCAGATCAGTGCATTTTTCGCAATGATCGATCTGCCGCTGTTTGCCCGGCTGCGCTTCATTGGCGGGGCGCGCTTTGAGACCACCGACATTTTCGTCGCCAGTCAGGATCCCCTGAAGGCCACCGGCAAGCTGGTCACCAAAGACTGGCTGCCCTCCGCCAATTTCGTTTACGAGTTGCAAGCGAATATGAATCTGCGGGCCGCCTATGGCCGGACCCTGGCCCGGCCCACCTTCCGCGAGCTGGCCCCCTTTGCTTCGTTCGATTTTGTCGGTGATTTCATTTTCGTGGGGAACCCGGAACTCAAGCGCACGCTGGTGGACAACTATGACTTGCGCTGGGAATGGTTTGCCCGTCCGGGTGAAATCTACGCGCTCAGCGGCTTCTACAAACGCTTCACGAATCCCATCGAGCGCGCCATCGTCTCCAACAACAACCAGGGCCAGTTCCAGAACGTGGCCGAGGCGGTGGTATACGGCGCGGAACTCGAAGTGCGCCAGCGTCTGGATGTGATCTCCCCCATGCTGCGCAACTTCCAACTGGGAGGCAATCTCACGCTGGTGCGTTCCACCGTGGACATCCCAACCAAAGAACTGCTGACCATCCTGCAGCTCGATCCCGAAGCCCGCGGCACACGCGAGCTGCAGGGCCAATCGCCATACATTCTCAATCTCGATGTGTCATACGACAACGTAGTGACCGGGACGGTGGCGGGTTTGTACTACAACGTCTTCGGCGAACGTCTTTCGGAAGTCAGTCTGGGCGGCACACCCAACATCTATGAGCAACCACGCGGCACGCTCGACCTGACAATTTCACAGCGCGTTTGGGGCGGGATAACCGTCAAAGCCGGCGGCAAAAACCTGCTCGACAGCAGCGTACGCAAGGTGCATCATTTCAAAGGCGTGGATTATGTTTCCCGAGAACACAAATTGGGGCGGACTTTCACCCTGGGCCTGACGTACAGCGTGGAATGA
- a CDS encoding T9SS C-terminal target domain-containing protein: MYRKVVPLLLSLPILIFAQNRPIVNVTDASIGPGQSVTWTADNVYLLNGFVFVEEGATLTIEAGTVIKGKPGQGENASALIIARGGKIFANGTATNPIIFTAEADDVTRFDDLPLDARGLWGGVIILGRARINVAGGEENIEG, from the coding sequence ATGTACCGCAAGGTTGTACCATTGTTACTGAGTTTGCCAATCTTGATCTTTGCCCAAAACCGCCCGATTGTCAATGTCACGGATGCCAGCATTGGTCCGGGGCAGAGCGTGACCTGGACGGCGGATAACGTCTATCTCCTGAACGGCTTCGTTTTTGTTGAAGAGGGCGCGACCCTCACCATCGAAGCCGGCACGGTAATCAAAGGCAAGCCCGGCCAGGGTGAAAATGCCAGTGCCTTGATCATCGCACGTGGCGGCAAGATTTTCGCGAACGGCACCGCCACCAACCCCATCATTTTCACCGCCGAGGCCGATGATGTCACCCGCTTCGACGATCTGCCGCTCGATGCCCGCGGGCTGTGGGGTGGTGTGATTATTCTCGGCCGCGCCCGCATCAATGTGGCCGGCGGGGAGGAAAACATCGAGGG
- a CDS encoding T9SS type A sorting domain-containing protein: protein AGDIVLRNNIFFGFGSNQVSAQLFTRTYLTDAANNNRFVDPQLRGISRTTDRGLDPRPAPGSPALTGYATPPNDGFFVPADYVGAFGNTNWAADWTLLAALGVLTSSGGGEPTKVEELKTSSRVPADFSLSQNYPNPFNPSTSIDYTVATTAWVKLAVYNLLGQQVATLVEGLRTPGSYTVNWEAGNLASGVYVYRLEAGSRVYTRKMLLAR from the coding sequence AGGCGGGGGACATCGTTTTGCGCAACAACATCTTCTTCGGTTTCGGCAGCAATCAGGTGAGCGCCCAGCTTTTCACCCGCACCTATCTCACTGATGCCGCCAACAACAACCGTTTCGTCGATCCCCAACTGCGTGGCATCAGCCGCACCACCGATCGCGGTCTCGATCCGCGGCCCGCGCCCGGCAGCCCCGCGCTCACCGGTTATGCCACCCCGCCCAATGACGGCTTCTTTGTGCCGGCTGACTATGTGGGCGCCTTTGGCAATACCAACTGGGCGGCAGACTGGACGCTGCTGGCTGCTCTCGGCGTGCTCACTTCCAGCGGTGGTGGCGAGCCGACCAAAGTGGAGGAGCTTAAAACCTCCAGCCGTGTGCCGGCTGATTTCAGTCTGAGCCAGAATTATCCCAATCCCTTTAATCCCTCCACCAGCATTGATTACACCGTCGCCACCACCGCTTGGGTGAAGCTCGCGGTATATAATCTTCTCGGCCAGCAAGTGGCGACACTGGTGGAAGGCTTGCGCACTCCCGGCAGCTACACGGTGAATTGGGAAGCCGGCAACCTCGCCAGCGGTGTGTATGTGTACCGCCTGGAAGCCGGCAGCCGGGTATATACGCGCAAGATGTTGTTGGCCAGATGA